In one window of Fictibacillus phosphorivorans DNA:
- a CDS encoding ABC transporter ATP-binding protein, with product MTIITSVKNLRLKFPGETEMLFRDLSLSFRSGEKVLLLGTSGCGKSTLLQVLSGLVPNAIDIPMKCDEIQIPDRWGFVFQDPDTQFCMPFVDEELAFVLENLQVPREEMPSRIRSLLEEVGLELDDIHTPIQHLSGGMKQRLAIASVLALKPDVVFLDEPTAFIDEKGTEQIWETVKRVWKDKTLIIVEHKIEKILDFADRLIVFTPGGEVLADGDASTVFSHHKEKIKDYGIWYPGAWDEYKRIPTVGNKTELRNTMKLKNFKGYRNKENKIVVDDIMVHSGEWITIMGENGAGKSSLMLALMQLIKTSGNYYLNDVHVKKTKDIFQQVYLVFQNPEYQFLTHSVYDEITYGLQNHQKEGVKEILTSLELTNKMNQHPYNLSVGQKRRLSVATAFLQKPSILLLDEPTFGQDSVNTFKLLEWLERERQKGTIILMVTHDRHITEQFATRLWEVQNGEIVTDHLLNHTCKEEEGFLDEFIV from the coding sequence ATGACAATCATAACATCTGTAAAAAATCTAAGATTGAAATTTCCAGGTGAGACAGAAATGCTGTTTAGAGATTTGAGTTTGTCTTTTCGATCGGGTGAAAAAGTACTTCTTCTGGGTACATCTGGGTGTGGAAAATCCACACTTTTACAAGTTCTTTCTGGCCTTGTTCCAAATGCCATTGATATACCTATGAAGTGTGATGAGATACAGATCCCTGATCGATGGGGATTTGTATTTCAAGATCCGGATACTCAATTTTGTATGCCTTTCGTTGATGAAGAGTTAGCATTTGTTCTTGAGAACCTTCAGGTGCCTCGAGAGGAGATGCCAAGTAGGATTCGTTCATTATTAGAAGAGGTTGGCCTTGAACTCGATGACATCCATACACCGATTCAACATCTATCAGGTGGGATGAAGCAACGATTAGCCATCGCATCTGTATTAGCACTGAAACCGGATGTTGTATTTTTAGACGAACCTACCGCTTTTATTGATGAGAAGGGCACTGAACAAATCTGGGAAACGGTAAAAAGAGTATGGAAAGATAAAACTTTAATAATAGTAGAACATAAAATAGAGAAAATCCTGGATTTCGCTGATCGTCTTATTGTATTTACACCAGGCGGAGAAGTTCTTGCTGACGGAGATGCTTCGACGGTTTTTTCTCATCATAAAGAAAAGATAAAAGATTACGGAATTTGGTACCCTGGTGCATGGGATGAATATAAACGAATACCGACCGTTGGAAATAAGACTGAACTGAGGAACACCATGAAGTTGAAAAATTTCAAAGGGTATCGAAACAAGGAAAATAAGATAGTAGTTGATGACATAATGGTTCATTCAGGAGAATGGATCACGATCATGGGTGAAAACGGAGCAGGAAAGAGTTCATTAATGTTAGCTTTGATGCAGCTTATTAAAACATCAGGAAACTATTATTTAAATGATGTGCATGTTAAAAAAACAAAAGACATCTTCCAGCAGGTGTACCTCGTATTTCAGAATCCTGAATACCAGTTCTTAACGCATTCTGTTTACGACGAAATAACATATGGTCTTCAAAATCATCAGAAAGAGGGTGTAAAAGAAATACTAACTTCTCTTGAGTTGACGAACAAAATGAATCAACATCCTTATAACCTATCTGTCGGTCAAAAACGACGTCTGAGTGTGGCAACAGCCTTTTTGCAAAAACCATCTATCTTACTTCTTGATGAACCAACTTTTGGACAAGACTCAGTAAACACGTTTAAACTTTTAGAATGGTTAGAACGAGAACGGCAAAAAGGGACGATTATACTTATGGTTACCCATGATCGCCATATTACGGAACAGTTTGCCACTCGGTTATGGGAAGTTCAGAACGGTGAAATTGTAACGGATCATCTACTCAATCATACATGTAAAGAAGAGGAGGGATTTCTTGATGAATTCATTGTTTGA
- a CDS encoding energy-coupling factor transporter transmembrane component T family protein, which produces MNSLFDAKHTWLHSINPSLKLVTILSLFIVAINIHFLDLMIGFLFVILLLFIFATGYSYKQLFMLSLPFVLIFLSTSSSMILFGKGETILYKWAYIQVSEESLIRGIHLGFRALSFAMLGLLFALTTKPVKLFYSLMQQFKLSPKFAYSFMAAIRLIPIMIEEYQMIINAQRVRGLEQRNNFLIRMKRLAIPLLSQSIRRAYRIAVSMEAKRFQSDSKRTYYYKVGFSRNDLFFISYFLLMLGLIYILSIHDPFLPSTDVRYLPE; this is translated from the coding sequence ATGAATTCATTGTTTGATGCCAAACACACATGGTTACACAGCATAAATCCTTCTCTAAAACTAGTAACAATATTGAGCTTATTCATAGTTGCGATCAATATTCACTTTCTGGACTTAATGATTGGTTTTTTATTCGTGATCTTACTATTGTTTATTTTTGCTACAGGGTACTCATATAAACAATTATTTATGCTGTCTCTGCCTTTTGTGCTTATCTTTCTTTCAACTTCTTCTTCCATGATTTTATTCGGTAAAGGAGAAACGATTCTTTACAAGTGGGCATATATACAAGTGTCAGAAGAGAGTTTAATTAGAGGGATTCATTTAGGATTTAGAGCTTTGTCATTTGCTATGCTTGGCTTGCTATTTGCTCTAACCACTAAACCAGTCAAACTGTTTTATTCTCTCATGCAACAGTTCAAACTATCGCCTAAGTTTGCTTATAGTTTTATGGCAGCCATCCGGTTAATCCCAATCATGATCGAGGAATACCAAATGATTATCAATGCTCAAAGAGTTAGAGGATTAGAACAGAGAAATAACTTTCTAATAAGAATGAAAAGGCTTGCGATACCTTTATTATCACAGAGTATTCGCAGAGCATATCGCATTGCCGTTTCAATGGAAGCTAAGCGATTTCAATCAGATAGTAAAAGAACATACTATTATAAGGTAGGCTTTTCAAGAAATGATCTGTTTTTTATCAGTTATTTTTTGCTTATGTTAGGTCTTATCTATATTCTTTCTATTCATGACCCGTTCCTTCCAAGTACGGATGTTAGATACTTACCGGAATAA
- a CDS encoding DUF2238 domain-containing protein has translation MKINKIHLLLLIIVSLFFLWSLIQPAHYPIWILEVAPSLVALIFILFLYKRLRFTTLSYCIIALLTILTFIGGHYTYDDVPLFDWLQQEYHLSRNHYDRFGHFMKGLLAIVIREILLVKTPLHIGKWVQFIAISITLGIAAFYEIVEWIAGKIAKRETKDFVGSQGDIWDAQWDMSFALIGSIIALLLFTSWHNKLMKKG, from the coding sequence TTGAAAATAAATAAAATTCATCTGTTATTATTAATCATCGTTTCCTTATTCTTTTTATGGTCACTGATTCAACCAGCACATTACCCCATATGGATATTGGAGGTAGCTCCATCTCTTGTAGCCCTGATTTTTATACTCTTCTTATATAAACGATTAAGATTCACGACTCTTTCGTATTGCATCATTGCTTTGCTAACGATTCTGACGTTTATAGGCGGACATTACACATATGATGACGTACCACTATTTGATTGGCTGCAACAAGAATATCATCTAAGTCGTAATCACTATGATCGGTTTGGTCACTTTATGAAAGGCTTGTTGGCAATTGTTATCCGAGAAATCCTTCTCGTAAAAACACCTTTACACATCGGAAAATGGGTTCAATTCATTGCCATAAGTATAACGTTAGGAATTGCCGCATTTTATGAAATTGTTGAATGGATTGCAGGAAAGATAGCAAAGCGTGAAACGAAAGACTTTGTAGGTTCACAAGGAGATATTTGGGATGCGCAATGGGACATGTCTTTTGCTTTAATCGGATCGATCATCGCCTTACTATTATTTACTTCATGGCATAACAAGCTGATGAAAAAAGGATAG
- a CDS encoding AbrB family transcriptional regulator — MKFKSLNQHKVFQLLVTLTIALSGGLLFNVFNWPIPWLLGTLTSVLIVNQLSWINLYWPVLLRNIGLIIVGYSIGLTFTNDTLKMMITHLPSMAFMTILLLLICSGMALIISRFTSINFPTALTSSIPGGLSQIITFAEETKGIDITTVTFFQVTRLIVIIFAVPFLIFSPIFSYDSETTIPNVISEATTSSFFPQIILYGLFSVIMALIGKRIKLPTAFLLGPILGIAFLNIIGLTGPSLPSSILDVSQFLIGGYIGLLLKPEKLRKKAKMIPIALFSGFLLVTIALMLSLLLTYQFNFSFITSFLSMAPGGADQMGIIGHELEADVTMITGYQLFRILFIFFAVPPLLKWVLRSQMNKVISKND; from the coding sequence TTGAAATTTAAAAGTTTAAATCAACATAAAGTCTTCCAGCTTTTAGTTACATTAACTATCGCTCTCTCAGGAGGGCTCTTATTTAATGTGTTTAATTGGCCGATCCCTTGGCTTTTAGGTACGCTGACTTCTGTATTAATTGTAAATCAACTAAGCTGGATCAACCTTTATTGGCCGGTTTTATTAAGAAATATAGGTTTGATTATCGTTGGATATTCTATTGGTTTAACGTTTACAAACGATACATTAAAAATGATGATTACCCACTTGCCTTCCATGGCATTTATGACAATTTTACTTTTACTAATCTGTTCAGGAATGGCACTCATCATATCTCGTTTTACATCTATTAATTTTCCAACTGCGCTTACAAGTTCAATTCCTGGTGGTCTATCGCAGATTATTACTTTTGCTGAAGAGACTAAAGGAATTGATATAACAACCGTTACGTTTTTTCAAGTGACTCGTCTTATTGTAATCATATTTGCAGTTCCATTCTTGATATTCAGTCCTATCTTTTCCTACGATAGTGAGACTACTATTCCAAATGTTATTTCAGAAGCAACCACTTCGTCTTTTTTTCCGCAGATTATTCTATACGGGCTATTTTCTGTGATAATGGCTCTTATTGGAAAAAGAATTAAACTTCCTACGGCTTTTTTACTTGGGCCAATTCTTGGAATTGCTTTTTTAAATATTATAGGTTTAACAGGACCGTCTCTTCCCAGTTCAATACTTGATGTTTCTCAATTTTTAATCGGAGGTTACATTGGATTATTGTTAAAGCCTGAGAAACTTAGAAAAAAAGCGAAAATGATTCCAATTGCGTTGTTTAGTGGCTTCCTGTTAGTCACTATCGCACTTATGCTAAGTCTTTTACTGACCTATCAATTTAACTTTTCTTTCATTACTAGTTTCCTAAGTATGGCACCAGGTGGAGCTGATCAGATGGGAATTATCGGACACGAGTTAGAAGCGGATGTTACGATGATTACAGGCTATCAACTTTTCCGTATTCTTTTTATCTTTTTCGCTGTACCTCCACTCTTAAAATGGGTTTTGCGTTCACAAATGAATAAAGTAATCTCAAAAAATGATTAA
- the aac(6') gene encoding aminoglycoside 6'-N-acetyltransferase, whose amino-acid sequence MESIKEASEQYLDSLTSMALALWPDNEANELRREFKELITSEKNKVLLYFMHAKPIAFIHISVRSDYVEGSHNSPTGFIEGVYVEPEYRKKGISKKLIEVGERWLRTKDCTQIGSDIELSNNTSYQFHKSVGFNEVNRLIAFIKNIDEA is encoded by the coding sequence ATGGAATCAATTAAGGAAGCAAGTGAACAATATCTTGATTCATTGACCAGTATGGCTTTAGCATTATGGCCAGATAATGAAGCTAATGAATTGAGAAGAGAATTCAAAGAACTGATTACTTCGGAAAAAAATAAAGTACTTCTCTATTTCATGCATGCGAAACCTATTGCCTTTATACATATTTCTGTTAGAAGTGATTATGTTGAAGGATCTCATAACAGTCCAACTGGGTTTATTGAGGGCGTTTATGTTGAACCTGAGTATAGAAAGAAGGGTATTTCAAAAAAATTAATTGAAGTAGGAGAAAGATGGTTAAGGACAAAAGATTGTACACAGATTGGTTCGGATATCGAATTATCCAATAACACAAGTTATCAATTTCATAAAAGTGTCGGTTTTAATGAAGTAAATCGTTTGATTGCATTTATTAAAAACATAGATGAAGCGTAA
- a CDS encoding MerR family transcriptional regulator, giving the protein MEYTVQKLGQLAGVSTRTLRYYDEIDILKPARINSSGYRIYGQAEVDRLQQILFYKELDLPLYQIKKIITSQSFSTAEALREHREKLLNKREQLDRLILNVEQTIAANEGRITMKDKEKFEGFKKQMVEENEQKFGKEIRDKYGDQVIDQSNKKVLNMTQSEHDNATKLAEKIHTVLAEAFKLGDPAGDLAQKAAELHKEWLMLYWHEYSKEAHANLAQMYVDDERFTAYYDKEQPGTAVFLRDAIRIYTDFK; this is encoded by the coding sequence TTGGAATACACTGTACAAAAGCTTGGGCAACTAGCGGGAGTAAGCACGAGAACATTAAGATATTATGACGAGATAGATATTCTTAAGCCGGCAAGAATAAATTCGTCAGGATATCGAATATATGGTCAAGCAGAAGTAGATCGACTTCAGCAGATTTTGTTCTATAAAGAGCTGGACCTTCCACTTTATCAAATTAAAAAAATCATTACATCGCAAAGCTTCTCAACAGCTGAAGCACTTCGTGAACACCGTGAAAAACTCCTGAACAAACGAGAACAGTTAGACCGTCTGATCTTGAATGTAGAGCAGACCATCGCTGCGAACGAAGGGAGAATAACGATGAAAGATAAAGAAAAATTTGAAGGATTTAAAAAACAGATGGTTGAGGAAAACGAACAAAAATTTGGTAAAGAGATCCGTGATAAATATGGAGATCAAGTTATCGATCAATCCAATAAAAAAGTTTTGAATATGACTCAAAGTGAGCATGACAATGCAACAAAACTTGCTGAGAAAATTCACACGGTGCTTGCTGAAGCTTTTAAACTAGGAGACCCTGCTGGAGATTTAGCGCAAAAGGCAGCTGAGCTTCACAAGGAGTGGTTGATGTTGTACTGGCACGAATATAGCAAAGAAGCTCATGCGAATCTTGCACAAATGTATGTGGACGATGAACGTTTCACTGCCTATTATGATAAAGAACAGCCAGGAACCGCCGTTTTTTTAAGAGATGCAATCCGTATTTATACAGATTTCAAATAA
- a CDS encoding alanyl-tRNA editing protein: MTEKLYYSSPYTKTWETNVKTTFEKEEEWFVILETTAFYPTGGGQPFDTGTISGSDVLDVFIENDEVIHKVKKLPETSSVICHLNWDRRFDHMQHHTGQHLLSAVCYSLYDARTVSFHLGSEIATIDIEIDKLSQQQMDSIEKAVNHEIYKNRLVHTYFVSDQELQQLPLLKMPKVTENIRIVQIEGIEHNACGGTHVQSTAEIGIIKLLKAEKQKGATRLHFKCGQRALEDYNEALKMIHKISSMFNTGRDEVINRLEKWEHNQKELESENKRLKEENNHFLSKELIGKVETGLLLHAFDDKSFKDTKDLAIKIASEESLLILLASTVENRVILMHDGSFQFSCGTFFKENLRSFNGKGGGNDRSAQAGFASQEDMNAFIKFVKDTF, from the coding sequence ATGACTGAAAAATTATATTATTCTTCACCATATACAAAAACTTGGGAAACAAATGTAAAAACCACTTTTGAAAAAGAAGAGGAATGGTTTGTTATCTTAGAAACTACCGCATTTTATCCGACGGGTGGTGGTCAGCCGTTTGATACAGGTACGATTAGTGGAAGTGACGTACTCGATGTTTTTATTGAAAATGATGAAGTCATTCATAAGGTAAAAAAACTACCTGAAACTTCTTCAGTAATCTGCCATTTAAATTGGGATAGAAGGTTCGACCACATGCAGCATCATACGGGACAACACTTGTTGTCTGCAGTTTGTTATTCTCTGTATGATGCACGGACTGTTAGTTTTCATTTAGGTTCTGAAATTGCAACGATAGATATAGAAATAGACAAACTGAGCCAACAACAGATGGATTCCATTGAGAAAGCGGTTAATCATGAGATTTATAAAAACCGATTGGTCCATACCTATTTTGTTTCCGATCAAGAGCTACAACAATTACCTTTATTAAAGATGCCTAAAGTGACAGAGAACATTCGAATCGTTCAAATTGAAGGCATCGAGCATAACGCATGTGGGGGTACTCATGTTCAATCAACGGCTGAAATCGGTATTATCAAGCTTCTGAAAGCTGAAAAACAAAAGGGAGCAACACGTTTACATTTTAAATGTGGTCAACGGGCACTAGAAGACTATAATGAAGCACTGAAAATGATACATAAGATTTCAAGCATGTTTAATACCGGACGAGATGAAGTTATAAATCGTCTTGAAAAATGGGAGCACAATCAGAAAGAATTAGAGTCAGAAAATAAACGACTTAAAGAGGAGAATAATCATTTTTTAAGTAAAGAGCTTATCGGGAAAGTTGAAACAGGGTTACTTTTACATGCTTTTGATGATAAGAGCTTTAAGGATACAAAAGATCTTGCAATAAAAATCGCAAGTGAGGAATCTCTGTTGATCTTACTAGCTTCCACAGTGGAAAATCGAGTCATCTTAATGCATGACGGTTCTTTTCAATTTTCTTGCGGTACATTCTTTAAAGAGAATCTTCGTTCATTTAATGGTAAGGGCGGTGGAAATGATAGATCTGCTCAAGCTGGTTTTGCTTCACAAGAAGATATGAATGCATTTATTAAGTTTGTCAAAGATACATTTTGA
- a CDS encoding MFS transporter, giving the protein MGMLFQNKVIRTILFSVLFLQIGIWVRNYSILLYVIEKTNENPIAVSLISVAEFAPIFLFSFIGGTFADRWKPKKTMIWCDLLSAVSIFVVLLTLLFGSWKVIFFATLVSSILSQFSQPSGMKLFKIHVPEEMVQLGMSMYQTLFAVFMILGPILGTYVYQQFGITTAIAIMGIAFILSAVILLLLPPDEEVEKTEEKPSIWLEMKEGFNYVLNRRSLTLLGACFAVAGLALGLTQPLTVFLVTEQLGLPKEELQWLMAAFGTGMILGGGLTIGIASKVKPQLLLALGMGASAIGFMIMGFSEHFWLTLSAEFISGLFMPCVHIGINTLILQNTEAKFIGRVNGILNPLFMGAMVLTMSITGWLKETFSLVLMFEGAALLFAVGILTMLPLIRQKVVPVAEVEKA; this is encoded by the coding sequence ATGGGTATGCTTTTTCAAAACAAAGTCATTCGTACCATCCTTTTTTCGGTTCTCTTTTTACAGATTGGAATATGGGTTCGTAACTATTCCATCCTCTTGTATGTGATTGAAAAAACGAACGAGAATCCAATCGCAGTATCTTTAATATCCGTCGCAGAGTTTGCACCAATCTTTTTATTTTCATTTATTGGTGGAACATTTGCTGATAGATGGAAACCCAAAAAGACGATGATTTGGTGTGATTTATTAAGCGCCGTCTCCATCTTTGTTGTATTATTAACTTTACTTTTTGGAAGTTGGAAAGTCATATTTTTCGCAACGCTCGTTTCATCGATCTTGTCACAATTTTCTCAGCCATCAGGTATGAAGTTATTTAAGATTCATGTTCCTGAGGAAATGGTTCAGCTAGGCATGTCGATGTATCAAACCCTTTTTGCTGTATTCATGATTCTCGGTCCTATTCTCGGGACTTATGTATACCAGCAGTTTGGGATTACAACAGCGATAGCAATCATGGGAATCGCGTTCATATTGTCTGCTGTTATTCTATTATTACTTCCTCCTGATGAAGAAGTAGAAAAGACAGAAGAGAAACCATCTATCTGGTTAGAGATGAAGGAAGGTTTCAACTATGTGCTTAACAGACGCTCTTTAACTTTACTAGGTGCATGTTTCGCTGTGGCCGGATTAGCTTTAGGTTTGACACAGCCGTTAACCGTTTTCTTAGTTACAGAACAACTTGGTCTTCCAAAAGAAGAACTTCAATGGCTCATGGCTGCATTCGGTACTGGAATGATCTTAGGTGGAGGTTTAACCATCGGAATCGCGAGCAAAGTAAAGCCACAATTATTATTGGCTTTAGGAATGGGAGCAAGTGCGATTGGATTTATGATTATGGGATTCTCCGAACATTTTTGGTTAACCTTATCTGCCGAGTTCATAAGTGGTCTTTTCATGCCATGTGTTCACATTGGTATTAATACACTAATTCTCCAGAATACAGAGGCTAAATTTATAGGTCGTGTGAACGGAATATTAAATCCACTATTTATGGGTGCGATGGTTCTTACGATGTCTATTACCGGTTGGTTAAAAGAAACGTTTTCACTTGTCTTAATGTTTGAAGGAGCAGCACTTTTATTTGCAGTTGGAATATTAACGATGCTCCCGCTTATTCGCCAAAAGGTTGTTCCAGTGGCTGAAGTTGAGAAAGCCTAA
- the speD gene encoding adenosylmethionine decarboxylase: MSISPDQRITLHGFNNLTKSLSFNLYDVCYTKTREEREAYLEYIDEQYNAERLTNILQTVSDTIGAHVLNIAKQDYVPQGASVTVLVSEGPIVEVPTDTFDENSTAMPESVVMQLDKSHLTVHTYPEFHPEEGISTFRADIDVSTCGEISPLKALNHLINSFDMDIVTMDYRVRGFTRDIKGHKLFIDHDINSIQNYLSADIKETYTMIDTNIYQENIFHTKCKLKNFELNNYLFGYTKDEIDSETQKHITGLINAEMDEIFYGRNIQSSKR; this comes from the coding sequence ATGTCTATTTCACCAGATCAGCGAATTACTTTACACGGCTTTAATAATCTTACTAAATCACTTAGCTTTAATCTGTATGACGTTTGTTATACAAAAACGAGAGAAGAGCGAGAAGCATATCTCGAGTATATTGATGAACAATACAATGCTGAAAGACTTACGAATATTTTGCAAACAGTTTCGGATACGATAGGAGCTCATGTTTTGAATATAGCCAAACAAGATTATGTGCCTCAAGGAGCTAGTGTCACTGTACTTGTCTCGGAAGGTCCCATTGTTGAAGTGCCAACTGATACATTTGATGAAAATTCGACAGCAATGCCAGAGTCTGTTGTGATGCAGCTTGATAAAAGCCACTTAACTGTTCATACATATCCTGAATTTCATCCAGAAGAAGGAATTAGTACATTTAGAGCGGACATCGATGTTTCTACTTGTGGAGAAATTTCACCGCTTAAAGCACTTAACCATCTGATTAACTCATTTGATATGGACATAGTGACGATGGATTATCGAGTTAGAGGATTTACTAGAGATATAAAAGGTCACAAATTATTTATTGATCATGATATCAATTCGATACAAAACTATCTTTCTGCAGATATTAAAGAAACGTATACCATGATTGATACAAATATCTATCAAGAAAATATCTTTCACACAAAGTGTAAGTTAAAGAATTTTGAACTTAATAACTACCTTTTTGGGTATACAAAAGATGAAATTGATAGCGAGACTCAAAAACACATCACAGGATTGATCAATGCTGAGATGGACGAGATTTTTTATGGAAGAAATATTCAATCATCTAAACGGTAA
- a CDS encoding Bug family tripartite tricarboxylate transporter substrate binding protein: MKTMKWKKWLVAGVILSSLTACSSSGSGSNAGESDYPKKPITVVAPSGAGGGWDLTARSLSKILGETKMVDQTMTVENKPGGGGAVYLAEYATQHKKDDYKLFISSPPILINNLKKEGNSPYGFKDTTPLAQLTKDFGAIVVKEDSKYNNLKELMDAVKKDPKSVTAAGGSAPGSMDHLVAVLPAYKSDIDPKTVKYVSYDGGGEAIAALLGGNADYIATDASAVGEYLKAGKVKVLGISSTERLKGDLADVPTFKEAGIDADFTIWRGVFGPKEMSDSAVAHWEKTLKKLNESKEWQDELERNGWEAEFKDGREFETFLKDQEKQVEDLLKSLGMNK, translated from the coding sequence ATGAAAACGATGAAATGGAAAAAATGGCTTGTAGCAGGTGTTATACTTTCTTCACTTACAGCTTGTAGTTCATCTGGATCTGGTTCAAATGCTGGGGAATCTGATTATCCAAAAAAACCGATTACAGTAGTTGCTCCATCAGGTGCTGGAGGAGGCTGGGATTTAACAGCACGCTCACTGTCTAAAATTCTTGGTGAAACTAAAATGGTCGATCAAACCATGACAGTCGAGAACAAACCCGGTGGAGGTGGAGCTGTCTATTTAGCAGAATATGCTACACAGCATAAGAAGGATGATTATAAACTTTTTATTAGTTCCCCGCCAATTTTAATCAACAACTTGAAAAAAGAGGGTAACAGTCCATACGGCTTTAAGGATACAACACCACTTGCTCAACTAACAAAAGACTTTGGCGCCATCGTTGTTAAAGAAGATTCTAAATATAATAATCTAAAAGAATTGATGGATGCTGTGAAAAAAGATCCAAAATCCGTTACAGCAGCGGGTGGATCTGCACCGGGGTCAATGGACCACCTTGTAGCTGTTCTTCCAGCTTACAAATCTGACATTGATCCTAAAACAGTTAAGTATGTTTCATATGATGGTGGTGGTGAGGCGATTGCAGCTCTTTTAGGAGGGAACGCAGACTATATCGCAACTGATGCTTCTGCCGTAGGCGAATATTTAAAAGCAGGAAAAGTAAAAGTGCTGGGTATTTCTTCAACGGAACGATTAAAAGGTGACCTTGCAGATGTACCAACATTTAAAGAAGCTGGAATCGATGCTGATTTTACGATTTGGAGAGGTGTCTTCGGACCAAAAGAGATGTCTGATAGTGCTGTAGCTCATTGGGAGAAAACATTGAAGAAGTTAAATGAGAGTAAAGAGTGGCAGGACGAGCTAGAGCGGAACGGTTGGGAAGCGGAATTTAAAGATGGTAGAGAATTTGAAACCTTCTTAAAAGATCAAGAAAAACAAGTAGAAGACTTGTTGAAATCATTAGGCATGAATAAATAG
- a CDS encoding tripartite tricarboxylate transporter TctB family protein translates to MQTGKFDRYASILFALLGATFLIESRNISKSAYGSEVGPNVFPFLLGLILILLSIKLFLESLKSIQKEKKKTEELQIKRFVIILLASLFYAGTIEMLGYIISTSLFLYVSFQAMERGNWIKNGIIALAFSFFVYYLFVVVLEGSLPGMPIWFS, encoded by the coding sequence TTGCAAACAGGAAAATTTGACCGATATGCAAGTATCTTATTTGCATTACTAGGAGCAACATTTTTAATAGAAAGTCGAAATATCTCAAAAAGTGCTTATGGAAGTGAAGTGGGACCTAATGTTTTTCCTTTTCTCTTAGGACTTATTCTTATTCTCCTTAGTATAAAACTTTTTCTTGAATCTTTAAAAAGTATTCAGAAAGAAAAGAAGAAAACGGAAGAGTTACAGATCAAACGGTTTGTGATCATTCTACTAGCAAGTCTTTTCTATGCAGGCACTATTGAAATGTTAGGTTATATCATTAGTACTTCCTTATTTCTGTACGTATCCTTTCAAGCGATGGAAAGAGGAAATTGGATAAAAAATGGAATAATTGCTTTGGCGTTCTCATTCTTTGTCTATTATTTATTTGTAGTTGTGTTGGAAGGCTCTTTGCCTGGAATGCCAATTTGGTTTAGTTAG